In Aspergillus fumigatus Af293 chromosome 2, whole genome shotgun sequence, a genomic segment contains:
- a CDS encoding putative short chain dehydrogenase encodes MATFQTILIIGATSGIGEELARQYHSSGKKVIISGRRTERLEALTAELPGLGSIQMDVKNLAALPSKMDQAFAKYPDIDAVIINAGIQRLLDFNTTDVSAAQYPTTDAITDEVTTNLTGPTVLARCIIEHFKASRPNQPCLLALVTSGLALVPATMFPVYCATKSALHSFTALLRNQLKHTSISVVEIVPPYVETELDKDHVDEVARRMGGTRPQAMPVKQYVDQVMRGLEVTDANGKIQKYVADGLPRAAVDAWVTALSPMAKLLHTEL; translated from the exons ATGGCCACCTTTCAGACAATCCTGATCATTGGAGCCACCTCGGGGATTGGCGAAGAATTGGCTCGCCAGTATCATTCCAGCGGAAAGAAGGTCATCATTTCGGGTCGTCGAACAGAACGACTGGAGGCCCTGACGGCTGAGCTACCAGGGTTGGGCTCCATCCAG ATGGATGTGAAGAATCTTGCAGCACTGCCCAGCAAGATGGACCAAGCATTTGCAAAATACCCAGACATCGATGCAGTGATCATCAACGCCGGCATCCAGCGTCTCCTGGACTTCAACACCACCGATGTCTCTGCAGCTCAGTACCCAACCACAGACGCCATCACCGACGAGGTCACAACCAACCTGACCGGGCCGACCGTCCTGGCACGCTGCATCATCGAACACTTCAAAGCGTCGCGGCCGAACCAACCTTGCCTTCTGGCCCTTGTGACTTCAGGTCTGGCGCTGGTCCCAGCAACCATGTTCCCCGTGTACTGCGCCACAAAATCAGCGCTGCATTCCTTCACGGCGCTCTTGAGAAACCAGCTCAAGCATACGTCTATCAGTGTGGTCGAGATTGTGCCCCCGTACGTGGAGACAGAATTAGATAAAGATCATGTCGATGAAGTGGCCAGACGCATGGGTGGGACAAGGCCGCAGGCGATGCCGGTCAAGCAATACGTTGATCAAGTGATGCGAGGGTTGGAGGTCACAGATGCGAACGGGAAGATCCAGAAGTATGTCGCTGATGGATTACCCCGTGCTGCGGTCGATGCTTGGGTCACGGCTCTCAGTCCCATGGCAAAGTTGTTGCATACTGAGCTATGA